From the Camarhynchus parvulus chromosome 13, STF_HiC, whole genome shotgun sequence genome, one window contains:
- the MED7 gene encoding mediator of RNA polymerase II transcription subunit 7, translating into MGEPQQVSALPPPPMQYIKEYTDENIRKGLAPKPPPPVKDSYMMFGNQFQCDDLIIRPLESQGIERLHPMQFDHKKELRKLNMSILVNFLDLLDILIRSPGSIKREEKLEDLKLLFVHVHHLINEYRPHQARETLRVMMEVQKRQRLETAERFQKHLERVVEMIQNCLASLPDDLPHTEGGLRVSVEPMDADDGSSCAGQSEKQRERSGGKRDQVLDKDAAMCSIIDEMT; encoded by the coding sequence ATGGGTGAACCTCAGCAAGTGAGCGCCCTTCCTCCGCCTCCAATGCAATATATCAAAGAATACACTGATGAAAATATCCGTAAAGGGCTGGCTCCAAAGCCACCCCCGCCTGTCAAGGACAGCTACATGATGTTTGGGAACCAGTTCCAGTGTGATGATCTGATCATTCGGCCCCTGGAGAGCCAGGGTATCGAACGGCTGCATCCTATGCAGTTTGATCACAAGAAGGAGTTAAGGAAACTTAACATGTCTATCCTGGTCAACTTCCTGGACCTCTTGGACATCTTGATAAGGAGTCCAGGGAGCATAAAGCGAGAGGAGAAACTGGAAGACTTGAAACTGCTTTTTGTCCACGTGCATCACCTGATAAACGAGTACCGGCCTCACCAGGCCAGGGAGACGCTGAGGGTGATGATGGAGGTGCAGAAACGGCAGCGCCTGGAGACGGCCGAGCGCTTCCAGAAGCACCTGGAGAGAGTGGTGGAGATGATCCAGAACTGCCTGGCTTCCCTGCCCGATGACCTGCCTCACACAGAGGGGGGACTGAGGGTCAGTGTGGAGCCCATGGATGCTGATGATGGCAGCAGCTGCGCTGGGCAGAGCGAAAAGCAGAGGGAGCGTTCTGGTGGCAAGAGAGATCAGGTTTTGGACAAGGATGCAGCAATGTGCAGCATTATTGATGAAATGACATGA
- the LOC115908854 gene encoding LOW QUALITY PROTEIN: T-cell immunoglobulin and mucin domain-containing protein 4-like (The sequence of the model RefSeq protein was modified relative to this genomic sequence to represent the inferred CDS: inserted 2 bases in 1 codon; substituted 1 base at 1 genomic stop codon), giving the protein MLSHICLTWLLLLLLTGSTVSELIVIGEVGQDITVPCGYSVQNRNSITSMCWGRGSCPNSKCSQPIIWTDGWRVTQQHSSRYQLKGDLHRGDVSLTIVDARESDSGTYCCRVEIPGWFNDQLIHRKVVVKKARISTASPHTYTSEQTSGPGSTRESSFTGTRTWPSVSASEAPQTASTPCSGPSDCLDVAANLQQHVKSGNGEMRLQXDSLRXSGKDKIWFPILPLTALVSPSARMSHFVLFYWMVIQIFMAPTVSDTVVRGTEGQPVTLPCSYRVARRKDISDMCWGRGPCPSSKCTNKILHTSGTKVTFRASQRYSLRGFVAFGDVSLTIGAAGAEDAGVYCCRVEIPGLFNDIKRNIRLQVARAPPVTTTTTEAPVFSKYFTETTSAPQATSDLLPTPETTVLLTTSPLPPATTAPRSPAVTTGDTSAPPTIAGTENDIFPVTVVEMSAPPDFPATSQAADVTTEDDMFCSTLPGSTEVTTELPGTLPAAEETTTSVLMEELSVRELSANSDGNAGKYEDRGDEAKLPFPSSAIVIACVIAGSILLGLLVWKRKQTKKFIVKSVGPPEETDKVFSGAEGENNIFSL; this is encoded by the exons ATGTTGTCTCACATCTGCCTGACctggcttctcctgctgctgctcacag GCTCCACAGTATCAGAATTAATTGTGATAGGAGAGGTGGGGCAGGACATCACTGTGCCCTGCGGCTACAGTGTCCAGAACAGAAACAGTATCACATCCATGTGCTGGGGCCGGGGCAGCTGCCCCAATTCAAAGTGTTCCCAGCCCATTATCTGGACAGATGGCTGGAGggtgacacagcagcacagcagcaggtacCAGCTGAAAGGGGACCTGCACAGGGGGGATGTGTCCCTGACAATTGTGGACGCCAGGGAATCAGACTCTGGGACCTACTGCTGCCGTGTGGAGATCCCAGGGTGGTTCAATGATCAACTGATTCATCGCAAGGTTGTGGTGAAGAAAG CAAGGATCTCTACTGCAAGTCCTCACACTTACACCTCTGAACAGACCTCAG gtcctggcagcaccagggaatCCTCCTTCACTGGCACAAGGACCTGGCCATCGGTTTCTGCTTCAGAAGCTCCTCAGACT gCCTCTACTCCCTGCTCAGGCCCCTCAGACTGCCTGGATGTGGCTGCAAACCTGCAG CAGCATGTCAAATCTGGAAATGGAGAAATGAGACTTCAGTAGGACTCACTCAG CTCAGGAAAGGATAAGATCTGGTTTCCTATTCTTCCACTCACTGCCCTGGTGTCTCCATCAGCCAGAATGTCccattttgtgctgttttacTGGATGGTGATACAGATCTTTATGG CACCCACGGTGTCTGACACCGTTGTCcgagggacagagggacagcccgtgaccctgccctgctcctacCGCGTGGCGCGGCGCAAGGACATCTCCGACatgtgctggggcagaggcccctgccccagctccaagTGCACCAACAAAATCCTGCACACCAGTGGCACCAAGGTGACGTTCAGGGCGTCTCAGAGGTACAGCCTGCGCGGGTTTGTCGCCTTTGGGGACGTGTCCCTGACCATCGGGGCGGCCGGGGCGGAGGACGCGGGCGTGTACTGCTGCCGCGTGGAGATCCCCGGCCTCTTCAACGACATCAAACGCAACATTCGGCTGCAGGTGGCCAGAG CCCCTCCAGtgaccaccaccaccacagaAGCTCCTGttttctccaaatattttacagaaacaaCTTCTGCCCCTCAAGCAACCTCTGATCTCCTGCCAACACCAGAGACTACAGTCCTGCTGACAACCAGCCCCCTTCCACCAGCAACCACAGCCCCCCGGTCTCCAGCAGTAACTACAGGGGACACCTCTGCTCCCCCAACCATTGCTGGGACAGAAAATGATATTTTTCCTGTGACTGTGGTGGAAATGAGTGCTCCCCCAGATTTTCCAGCCACTTCCCAAGCAGCTGATGTGACAACTGAAGATGACATGTTCTGCTCCACGCTCCCTGGAAGCACAGAGG tGACCACTGAATTGCCAGGTAcacttccagctgcagaggaaaccACCACCTCTGTCCTGATGGAAGAGCTGTCAGTCAGGG AGCTTTCAGCAAATTCCGATGGCAATGCTGGGAAATATGAAGATAGAGGAGATGAGGCAAAACTTCCT tttcccagctctgccattgTCATTGCCTGTGTCATAGCGGGGTCCATCCTTTTGGGCTTGTTGGTTTGGAAAC GTAAACAGACAAAGAAGTTTATAGTAAAAAG TGTTGGACCACCAGAAGAGACTGACAAAGTTTTCAGTGgtgctgaaggagaaaacaacattttttccctgtga